In Rutidosis leptorrhynchoides isolate AG116_Rl617_1_P2 chromosome 2, CSIRO_AGI_Rlap_v1, whole genome shotgun sequence, one genomic interval encodes:
- the LOC139894141 gene encoding putative receptor-like protein 8, whose translation MLLDNNRFTGVLTKEINTQGVFIMTLDISGNLFSGVIPGWITNQTSLYALVIRDNMFEGQFPCGTASFSHLDISQNNFSGSVPSCLGMYTHMEHLHLDSNSFTGSIPESFRNLTNLLTLDMGNNKLSGNIPQFLGELSSLRILLLRNTNFAGSIPKQLCQLSYLRLLNLSSNFLSGSIPDCLQNITQSGKLSFLNTLTLQMPMRTFYPYESVIVKYTEIHGQNEIYERQDEVEFLTKSRHDSYKGGILDHMSGLDLSCNNLTGEIPQELGMLVDVHAVNLSHNQLTGPIPRSFSNLANIESLDISSNHLSGNVPLELIRLNYLSNFIVANNNLSGSLPQMKGQFGTFPASSYEGNPFLCGPPLAKSCAPAKTNSTLMMAPEENEEKWYDVDMVSFSASLVSTWFVFLMGFFGILYINPNWRRRWF comes from the coding sequence ATGTTGTTAGACAATAATCGGTTTACAGGGGTGCTCACAAAAGAGATCAATACTCAAGGTGTTTTTATAATGACGTTGGATATTAGTGGCAACCTATTTTCAGGTGTAATTCCAGGATGGATAACCAACCAGACATCCTTATATGCACTCGTGATACGGGACAACATGTTTGAAGGTCAATTCCCATGTGGGACGGCCTCATTCTCGCATCTCGATATCTCACAAAATAATTTCTCGGGGTCCGTTCCATCCTGCTTAGGTATGTATACTCATATGGAGCATCTTCATTTGGATTCAAACAGTTTCACGGGATCAATACCTGAATCTTTTCGTAATCTAACAAATCTCTTGACTTTGGATATGGGCAATAACAAGCTATCAGGTAACATTCCACAATTCTTAGGTGAACTCTCAAGTTTAAGAATCCTCCTTTTGAGAAATACTAATTTCGCTGGTTCGATTCCTAAGCAGTTGTGCCAGTTAAGTTATTTGAGGCTGTTAAActtatctagcaacttcctttctGGTTCAATACCTGATTGCTTACAAAATATCACTCAAAGTGGCAAACTGTCCTTTTTAAACACTTTAACTTTACAGATGCCAATGCGCACATTTTATCCGTATGAAAGTGTCATAGTGAAGTACACCGAGATACATGGACAGAATGAAATCTATGAAAGACAAGACGAAGTTGAGTTCCTTACAAAAAGCAGGCATGATTCCTACAAAGGTGGAATCCTGGATCACATGTCAGGGTTGGATTTATCTTGTAACAATCTAACCGGTGAAATCCCACAAGAACTTGGGATGTTGGTCGATGTTCATGCAGTTAACTTGTCTCATAATCAACTCACAGGACCCATACCACGTTCTTTCTCAAATCTAGCAAATATAGAGAGCTTGGATATTTCTTCAAACCATTTGAGTGGTAATGTTCCGTTGGAACTGATTCGGTTGAATTATCTGTCTAATTTCATTGTTGCTAACAACAATCTGTCTGGTAGCCTCCCACAAATGAAAGGACAGTTTGGGACGTTTCCTGCTAGTAGCTATGAGGGTAACCCGTTTCTTTGTGGACCACCATTAGCGAAGAGTTGTGCACCTGCAAAAACAAATTCTACGTTAATGATGGCGCCGGAAGAAAATGAAGAAAAATGGTATGATGTGGATATGGTTTCCTTTAGCGCAAGTTTGGTCTCCACATGGTTTGTGTTCTTGATGGGATTTTTTGGGATTCTTTACATAAATCCTAACTGGCGCAGGAGGTGGTTTTAG